From Rutidosis leptorrhynchoides isolate AG116_Rl617_1_P2 chromosome 3, CSIRO_AGI_Rlap_v1, whole genome shotgun sequence, a single genomic window includes:
- the LOC139902447 gene encoding uncharacterized mitochondrial protein AtMg00300-like, which produces MCPIRDWFTTYQEINGGKVLMGNDLPCKVVGIGTVQIKMYDGTVRTLTDVRHVPKLRKNLIFLGTLDSIGCEYRARGGVLKVSRGALVVMKGERCNLLKGSTVTGAARVSSSAKDVDTTKLWHMHLGHMSERGMMELSKRGLLCGQNIERLEFCEHCVFGK; this is translated from the coding sequence ATGTGTCCTATTAGGGATTGGTTTACCACCTATCAAGAAATAAATGGTGGTAAAGTCCTAATGGGAAATGATTTGCCTTGTAAGGTTGTTGGAATAGGAACGGTTCAAATCAAGATGTACGATGGCACGGTGAGGACTTTGACAGATGTCAGGCATGTTCCAAAATTGAGAAAGAATCTTATTTTCTTGGGTACGTTGGACTCCATCGGCTGTGAGTATCGAGCCCGAGGTGGAGTATTAAAAGTTTCTAGAGGTGCACTTGTCGTGATGAAAGGTGAAAGGTGTAACCTGTTAAAGGGTAGCACGGTTACTGGAGCGGCTAGAGTTTCTTCATCGGCTAAAGATGTAGATACCACCAAGTTATGGCACATGCACCTTGGGCACATGAGCGAGAGAGGAATGATGGAGCTTAGTAAACGAGGTTTGTTGTGCGGTCAGAATATCGAAAGATTGGAATTCTGCGAGCATTGTGTATTTGGAAAATAG